GTCGGTTCTAAAGGTAGGGTCATTGATGCGGTGTTCCTTGGGCTTGTCGTTACCTTTACGCATACCTTCAGTGTTATAGCACTCGGAGTCGTCATGTTGGTAGCCCAAGAGTTTGCACCGGAGGATATCGTTCCGTGGTTGAGCCTGTTCTCTGGTGCTTTGATTGTTGGTATCGGGGCATGGCTGCTTGCCAGAAACATGAAGCAGTATTATAGCGGTGGCGCGCACAGCCGCGGTCATAGTCAAACACCCCATCCGCATGATCATTCACATGACCACGACCATCCGCATGCAGACGACCACGATCACGAACACGATCCTTCACATGAGCATTCGCATGATGATGACCATGGACATTCACATGATGATGACCATGGACATTCACATGATGATGACCATGGACATTCACATGACTACACGCATACACACAGTCATGGTGGGCGGACGCATAGTCATGCACCTCCAGAACGAACAGGTTTTTGGAGTTTACTATCGCTCGGTATCTCTGGGGGTATCGTGCCCTGCGTCGATGCGCTCATCGGACTCCTATTCGCGATTAGTCTTGGCAAACTTGTATGGGGCTTAATTATCCTCTGTGCTTTCTCATTCGGGCTTGCTGCCGTGTTGGTTGCTATCGGTATTCTAATGGTGATGGCGAAACCGTTGATTGCGCGGTTTACAGGCGAAGGTATTTGGCTACAACGCCTACCGATTATGAGTGCTGCCGTCGTCATTCTGCTCGGTGCGATATTAGTGTTCAAGGCATTTAACACTATCGGCGTTCACATTTAAGATATAGGACTTACGCACTTCCGCGGTAGGTGCGGTTTCTAACCGCACCGAGTGCGTCATATAAACCTAATTCTCTGATTTTGCGTAAGTCCTGAAGATAGATATTGTGCAAGTTATGTCGAAAAAAAGAGGAGCGGTAATCTATGCTCAGCACTGTTGGAATATTAAGTCCCGGTGATATGGGGCACACCGTCGGGGATGTGCTTCGTCAAAACGGTTTGCGTGTTATCACCTGTCTGGAAGGAAGGAGTCAGCGTACCCGGCAGCTTGCTGAGAAAGCAGGCATTGTGGATGTCCCAACATATCCACAATTCGTCACTGAAGCCGAGCTTATCCTCTCAATCATGGTACCTGCACAGGCGATGTCCGCAGCGTCTATCGTTGCAGAAACGCTGCAGCGGGTCGACACACCCTTAGCCTATGCCGACTGCAACGCCATCGCACCACAGACGGTTCGTCAATTGGGGAACCTCATCACCTCGGCGGGTGGAACGTTCGTGGATGCGTCCATTATCGGGCCACCGCCTCGCACCCCAGGATCAACGCGGTTCTACACATCGGGACCCGACCTTAATCTATTTTCAGAACTCAACAATCATGGGTTAGA
This is a stretch of genomic DNA from Candidatus Poribacteria bacterium. It encodes these proteins:
- a CDS encoding NAD(P)-dependent oxidoreductase, yielding MLSTVGILSPGDMGHTVGDVLRQNGLRVITCLEGRSQRTRQLAEKAGIVDVPTYPQFVTEAELILSIMVPAQAMSAASIVAETLQRVDTPLAYADCNAIAPQTVRQLGNLITSAGGTFVDASIIGPPPRTPGSTRFYTSGPDLNLFSELNNHGLDIRAIGAEIGFASAIKMCYASLTKGLTALCTELLTAASMLGVSEALTAEFQLSQSALFERMEKGLPSMPPKARRWIGEMEEISETFAHVGLTPNILTGAADMYRFVGDTHLADLPPEARDEFPTLAELIEILAANLKSE